Proteins from one Fibrobacter succinogenes genomic window:
- a CDS encoding NADH-quinone oxidoreductase subunit D, with protein MIVLDPNGEKLNLMPLNVGPSHPATHGCLRFLAAMDGETIVASVEEIGYLHRGFEKMVERGTWQQVVPYTDRLNYCSAIMNNIAFCRAVENMFGVEIPERSKVLRVIVNELSRINDHFVCVAAAFQDLGGTTPFMYAFNPREEIMCIWEKLTGARLTNSFARIGGLSRDSYEGFEQDVLAALNSTEKALKDLHACLDRNRIFLDRTVGIGKISAEKAISYGWTGPCLRASGVAADLRKDEPYYDYETYDWEVVVGTQGDCNDRLQVRLAEIEESVKIVRQALKRLAPGPVDIVDPRIRVPSHKLAYQDMEGLIGRFKSVYEGIRVPEGEYYCGSECANGELGFTIISDGSGHPYRIKVRPPCLTQFAAFHELVEGGLLADSMAVLSGLNIIAGELDR; from the coding sequence ACCCGGCGACTCACGGTTGCTTGCGCTTCTTGGCGGCTATGGATGGTGAAACCATCGTCGCCTCTGTGGAAGAAATCGGCTACCTCCACCGCGGGTTCGAAAAGATGGTCGAACGCGGTACATGGCAGCAAGTTGTTCCGTACACGGACCGCTTGAACTACTGCTCTGCAATCATGAACAACATTGCGTTCTGCCGTGCAGTTGAAAATATGTTCGGTGTTGAAATCCCGGAACGTTCCAAGGTCCTCCGCGTGATCGTGAACGAACTTTCCCGTATCAACGACCACTTTGTGTGCGTTGCTGCTGCGTTCCAGGACTTGGGCGGTACGACTCCGTTCATGTACGCCTTCAACCCGCGTGAAGAAATCATGTGCATCTGGGAAAAGCTCACGGGTGCTCGCCTTACGAACAGCTTTGCTCGCATTGGCGGCCTTTCTCGCGATAGTTACGAAGGTTTTGAACAAGATGTTCTCGCTGCCCTCAATTCTACCGAAAAGGCTTTGAAGGATTTGCACGCTTGCTTAGACCGCAACCGCATCTTCCTCGATCGTACGGTGGGTATCGGCAAGATTTCTGCTGAAAAGGCTATCAGCTACGGCTGGACTGGCCCGTGCCTCCGCGCCTCTGGCGTTGCCGCAGACCTCCGCAAGGATGAACCGTATTACGATTATGAAACCTACGACTGGGAAGTCGTGGTCGGCACTCAGGGCGACTGCAACGACCGTTTGCAAGTTCGCTTGGCCGAAATTGAAGAATCTGTAAAGATTGTGCGCCAGGCTCTCAAACGCCTTGCTCCGGGCCCGGTCGATATCGTTGATCCGCGTATCCGCGTGCCATCTCACAAGCTCGCTTACCAGGACATGGAAGGCCTTATCGGTCGCTTCAAGAGCGTTTACGAAGGCATCCGCGTGCCGGAAGGCGAATACTACTGCGGTTCCGAATGTGCTAACGGTGAACTTGGTTTCACGATTATTTCTGACGGCTCTGGCCATCCGTACCGCATCAAGGTGCGTCCGCCTTGCCTTACGCAGTTTGCTGCATTCCATGAACTCGTCGAAGGCGGCCTCTTGGCTGACTCCATGGCCGTGCTTTCGGGTCTCAACATTATTGCTGGAGAACTTGACCGATGA
- a CDS encoding NAD(P)H-dependent oxidoreductase subunit E yields the protein MREHITGAVQFVSNNHLKFDRPAQPIDALPDPGQTFGYVNKPVPQPPTAEVLAKLNTPEIKERCADLLSRYPVGQAALLEVLWLVQGVFGWVPREGIRWAAGVCGCAPAHALGVATFYTMYNHAPKGKFLLQFCRNISCTIKGAPSLIAYVEHALNIKTGETTPDGLFTILQVECLGSCGNGPMMLVNDDFATDADGDVLTMKPGTKLTTDSIDRILKWCYAHEDNIPKHDVLGGTVKGHCGHPGAPGAIAKPQVADYAPPSPVLNVKAEADETGATLTWKGAPEFTKLVVEKKNGASWVAVGEPGVKDKSFVDASGKVGDEYRMIATSGERVAKPSAVAVTTQKPAPEQKAV from the coding sequence ATGAGAGAACATATTACTGGTGCTGTCCAATTTGTTTCGAACAATCATTTGAAGTTCGACCGTCCGGCACAGCCGATCGACGCTCTCCCGGATCCGGGTCAGACGTTTGGTTATGTGAACAAGCCTGTGCCGCAGCCTCCTACGGCTGAAGTGCTTGCCAAGCTCAACACTCCCGAAATCAAGGAACGTTGCGCCGACCTCCTTAGCCGTTATCCGGTAGGTCAGGCCGCTCTCCTCGAAGTGCTCTGGCTTGTGCAGGGCGTGTTCGGTTGGGTTCCGCGCGAAGGTATCCGCTGGGCCGCAGGCGTTTGCGGTTGCGCTCCGGCTCATGCTCTTGGCGTTGCTACGTTCTACACGATGTACAACCACGCTCCGAAGGGCAAGTTCTTGTTGCAGTTCTGCCGTAACATCAGCTGCACCATCAAGGGCGCTCCGAGCCTTATCGCGTATGTGGAGCATGCTTTGAACATCAAGACCGGCGAAACGACTCCGGATGGTCTCTTCACGATTCTCCAGGTGGAATGCCTGGGTAGCTGCGGCAATGGCCCGATGATGCTCGTGAACGACGACTTTGCAACGGACGCCGATGGCGACGTGCTCACGATGAAGCCGGGCACAAAGCTTACGACCGACAGCATCGACCGCATTCTCAAGTGGTGCTATGCTCATGAAGACAACATCCCGAAGCACGATGTGCTTGGTGGAACGGTAAAGGGTCACTGCGGACATCCGGGCGCACCGGGTGCAATTGCAAAGCCGCAGGTGGCTGACTATGCACCTCCTTCTCCGGTTTTGAACGTCAAGGCCGAAGCGGACGAAACGGGCGCAACCCTTACTTGGAAGGGCGCTCCGGAATTCACGAAGCTTGTTGTTGAAAAGAAGAACGGTGCATCTTGGGTCGCTGTGGGCGAGCCGGGCGTTAAGGACAAGAGCTTTGTCGATGCTTCTGGCAAGGTCGGCGACGAATACCGTATGATTGCGACCTCCGGTGAACGTGTTGCTAAACCCTCGGCTGTTGCGGTTACGACGCAGAAGCCCGCACCGGAACAAAAGGCGGTTTAA
- the nuoF gene encoding NADH-quinone oxidoreductase subunit NuoF — MAECVKVCTQNFGKGAQDIEVYKKLGGYANISERLFNMSQFELIDYVQRSNLRGRGGAGFPTGMKWSFVPRGTGKPVYIVVNADEGEGGTFKDHFLMLEDPHRLIEGLIIAAWALGSRAAYIYCRGEFLPCIEALNKALNQAYAAGYLGENICGTKFSFDIFVHRGAGAYICGEETALINSLEGQKGQPRLKPPFPAVCGAWKSPTCVNNVETIMSLPWILQHDPSEYAKMGTPRAGGTKVFCISGDVKNPGVYEAPLGTPMMTMINDYAGGVVGGKLKAVLPGGSSCAPLTAEEAAVATMDYECLASMKTMFGSGAMIVINDTHNMVDLLNCLGNFYSHESCGQCTPCREGTGLLHRILNQMVAGNGHDGDVELMQSLSSGFGGVTICPLSISLGGPVSSYTAKFRADFDEYIAKNPEHAKPRIQETSRPGIFW; from the coding sequence ATGGCTGAATGTGTAAAAGTTTGTACGCAGAACTTTGGCAAGGGCGCCCAGGACATCGAAGTCTATAAGAAGTTGGGCGGCTACGCTAACATTTCGGAACGTTTGTTCAACATGAGCCAGTTCGAGCTCATCGATTACGTGCAACGTTCTAACCTCCGCGGTCGTGGTGGTGCAGGCTTCCCGACTGGCATGAAGTGGAGCTTTGTGCCGCGTGGTACGGGCAAGCCGGTTTACATTGTCGTAAACGCTGACGAAGGCGAAGGCGGTACGTTCAAGGACCACTTCCTCATGCTCGAAGATCCGCACCGCTTGATCGAAGGCCTTATCATTGCCGCTTGGGCTCTCGGTTCCCGCGCAGCCTACATTTACTGCCGTGGCGAATTCCTCCCGTGCATCGAAGCCTTGAACAAGGCTTTGAACCAGGCATACGCTGCCGGTTACCTCGGCGAAAACATTTGCGGCACGAAGTTCAGCTTTGATATCTTTGTGCATCGCGGTGCTGGCGCCTACATTTGCGGTGAAGAAACTGCTCTTATCAACTCTCTCGAAGGCCAGAAGGGTCAGCCGCGCCTGAAGCCGCCGTTCCCGGCTGTTTGCGGTGCTTGGAAGTCCCCGACCTGCGTGAACAACGTCGAAACGATCATGTCGCTTCCGTGGATTTTGCAGCACGATCCGAGCGAATACGCCAAGATGGGTACTCCGCGCGCCGGCGGTACGAAGGTGTTCTGCATTTCCGGTGACGTCAAAAATCCGGGCGTGTATGAAGCTCCTCTCGGCACTCCGATGATGACTATGATTAACGATTACGCCGGTGGCGTTGTTGGGGGTAAGCTCAAGGCTGTGCTTCCGGGCGGTTCCTCTTGCGCTCCCTTGACGGCAGAAGAAGCTGCTGTCGCCACGATGGACTATGAATGCCTCGCCTCGATGAAGACGATGTTTGGTTCTGGCGCTATGATCGTGATTAACGATACGCACAACATGGTTGACCTTTTGAATTGCCTCGGCAACTTCTACAGCCATGAATCTTGCGGCCAGTGCACGCCGTGCCGTGAAGGTACAGGCCTCTTGCACCGCATCTTGAACCAGATGGTGGCCGGTAATGGTCACGATGGCGATGTGGAACTCATGCAGAGCCTTTCTAGCGGATTTGGTGGCGTGACGATTTGCCCGCTCTCCATTTCTTTGGGTGGCCCGGTTTCGAGCTACACTGCAAAGTTCCGTGCGGACTTTGACGAATATATCGCTAAGAACCCCGAACACGCAAAACCGCGTATTCAAGAAACAAGTCGTCCTGGAATTTTCTGGTAA
- a CDS encoding 2Fe-2S iron-sulfur cluster-binding protein, which translates to MSNYYNMPKLPTEASPKVEIFVDDKAVMVPGDTNLLEALKAVGIETPHVCYHPYLPVSGNCRQCLVEQEGPRGRMLVISCYTPVTPGMKIYTPASSARVKNARKATQEFMLVNHPLDCPICDKAGECTLQENYMEAGQNEGRLRPEYGKNYHGNPEHQFIDAKGQLRGGKHVDIGPRILLDEERCVQCDRCVRFMRSIAKDEQLQLAGRADHTYITTFPGEKLDHEYDLCVTDVCPTGAMTAKYFRFQKRVWLLAHTPTISMDDSLGANIWLDHADGRIYRVMPRCNPEVNRSWLSNTSRLAFQQFDKNRLPSIDASALQISGGKVALVAGGSCTNEDLAALKMLKEALGDRAELFGGSLLKVGAPDGIAKSGDPVANRAGMQLMGFADVAELLKRAGEFSNLITVNADLYGEDAAAAKALDKISNRIALSAFDDATAKKAKIAFGIRHWSEVQGTMVNSLNILQKLSAAPTCPDETLAPAYEVISALAGNKFNSACEAFKKAREYVPAFADITYDAIKSTGKLLGGNA; encoded by the coding sequence ATGAGTAACTACTACAATATGCCGAAACTCCCGACCGAAGCAAGCCCGAAGGTGGAAATCTTCGTGGATGACAAGGCCGTGATGGTTCCTGGCGATACCAACCTCCTCGAAGCTTTGAAGGCTGTCGGGATTGAAACTCCTCACGTATGTTATCATCCGTATTTGCCGGTGTCGGGTAACTGCCGTCAGTGCCTGGTAGAGCAGGAAGGCCCGCGCGGTCGCATGCTCGTGATTTCGTGCTATACTCCTGTGACTCCGGGTATGAAGATTTATACTCCGGCATCAAGCGCCCGCGTGAAGAACGCCCGCAAGGCCACACAGGAATTCATGCTGGTGAACCACCCGCTCGATTGCCCGATTTGCGACAAAGCTGGTGAATGCACCTTGCAGGAAAACTACATGGAAGCAGGCCAGAACGAAGGCCGCCTCCGTCCGGAATACGGCAAGAACTACCACGGCAATCCGGAACATCAGTTCATTGATGCGAAGGGCCAGCTCCGTGGCGGTAAGCATGTGGACATCGGTCCGCGCATTTTGCTCGACGAAGAACGTTGCGTGCAGTGCGACCGTTGCGTACGCTTTATGCGTAGCATCGCCAAAGACGAACAGCTCCAGCTTGCTGGCCGTGCCGACCATACTTACATTACTACCTTCCCGGGCGAAAAGCTCGACCACGAATACGACCTCTGCGTTACGGACGTATGCCCGACGGGCGCCATGACGGCAAAGTACTTCCGCTTCCAGAAGCGCGTTTGGCTCCTTGCCCATACGCCGACGATTTCGATGGACGACTCCCTCGGTGCAAACATTTGGCTTGATCATGCCGATGGCCGCATCTACCGCGTGATGCCGCGTTGCAACCCGGAAGTGAACCGCAGCTGGCTCTCCAACACGAGCCGTCTCGCTTTCCAGCAGTTCGACAAGAACCGCTTGCCATCAATCGACGCTTCCGCTCTCCAGATTAGCGGAGGCAAGGTTGCCTTGGTGGCTGGTGGCTCCTGCACGAACGAAGACCTCGCTGCTCTCAAGATGCTCAAGGAAGCTCTCGGTGACCGCGCTGAACTCTTCGGTGGTTCCCTCCTCAAGGTGGGCGCTCCGGACGGTATCGCTAAGAGCGGTGACCCGGTGGCAAACCGCGCAGGCATGCAGCTCATGGGCTTTGCAGACGTTGCGGAACTCCTCAAACGCGCAGGCGAATTCAGCAACCTCATCACGGTGAACGCTGACCTCTACGGTGAAGACGCTGCTGCAGCCAAGGCTCTCGACAAGATTTCGAACCGCATTGCTCTTTCTGCTTTCGATGACGCTACCGCCAAGAAGGCCAAGATTGCTTTCGGTATCCGCCACTGGAGCGAAGTCCAGGGTACGATGGTCAACAGCCTCAACATCTTGCAGAAGCTCTCTGCGGCTCCGACTTGCCCGGACGAAACGCTTGCCCCGGCTTACGAAGTGATTTCTGCACTCGCCGGAAACAAGTTCAATTCGGCTTGCGAAGCTTTCAAGAAGGCTCGTGAATACGTGCCGGCTTTCGCCGACATTACCTATGATGCCATCAAGAGCACAGGAAAGCTCCTGGGAGGTAACGCATAA
- a CDS encoding complex I subunit 1 family protein translates to MDIIESKTWIEWVITIAKFGFCFVPVLYILLLIPMERRGAGFMQDRQGPNRSYIKIPYFGKIRLLGYVQNMCDGTKLFFKEMFAPAGVNKLLYYVAPAIPFAIVFLSPCVIPWFGPMIFDWGGETVSIAGSIIDSDVGVLLLFGFSSISAYGAMLAGWASKSKYSFLGALRTSSMTISYEVCLGLSLMGILLLAGSFNLTDIVQWQENHVWGIVAQPVAFFCFLIASIAETGRAPFDVAEGEPELVAGYHTEYGAMQFGLFYMGEYSHICINSFLIATLFLGGYAVPFVTTETLQEHMGGSLAVLCGVLAFIALAFLHMIYRYSRKLKATNLTHRFEVLKEYKLYKIVAWVATLVFIALGVAAWLFYNPENFVVDGMAVGGLATAVGTALIHLLVLVAKSLIFCWVWIWVRWTLPRFRYDHVMHLGWKIILNIALINLVVTAVIAKLLGGN, encoded by the coding sequence ATGGATATTATTGAATCCAAAACCTGGATTGAATGGGTCATCACGATTGCAAAATTCGGTTTCTGCTTCGTGCCGGTCCTTTACATCCTTCTTTTAATCCCGATGGAACGTCGTGGCGCTGGCTTTATGCAAGACCGTCAGGGCCCGAACCGCTCCTACATCAAGATCCCGTACTTTGGAAAGATCCGCTTGCTCGGTTACGTGCAGAACATGTGCGACGGTACGAAGCTCTTCTTCAAGGAAATGTTTGCGCCCGCTGGTGTGAACAAGCTCTTGTACTACGTGGCGCCTGCAATTCCGTTTGCCATCGTGTTCCTTTCCCCGTGCGTGATTCCTTGGTTCGGACCGATGATTTTCGATTGGGGTGGCGAAACGGTTAGCATTGCAGGTTCCATCATCGATTCCGATGTGGGCGTGCTCTTGCTGTTCGGCTTCTCCTCCATCTCGGCTTACGGTGCCATGCTCGCTGGTTGGGCTTCCAAGTCTAAGTACAGCTTCCTTGGCGCTCTCCGTACGAGTTCCATGACCATCAGCTACGAAGTCTGCCTCGGACTTTCGCTCATGGGCATTTTGCTCCTCGCCGGTTCCTTCAACCTCACGGACATTGTGCAGTGGCAGGAAAATCACGTGTGGGGTATCGTTGCTCAGCCGGTGGCTTTCTTCTGCTTCCTCATTGCAAGCATTGCTGAAACGGGCCGTGCTCCGTTCGACGTTGCCGAAGGTGAACCTGAACTCGTCGCCGGTTACCACACCGAATATGGCGCTATGCAGTTCGGTCTCTTCTACATGGGCGAATACTCGCACATCTGCATCAACAGCTTCCTCATTGCCACGCTGTTCCTTGGCGGTTATGCCGTTCCGTTCGTGACGACCGAAACATTGCAGGAACACATGGGCGGTTCTCTTGCTGTTCTCTGTGGCGTGCTCGCTTTCATCGCGCTTGCATTCCTCCACATGATTTACCGCTATTCCCGCAAGCTCAAGGCTACAAACCTTACGCATCGCTTCGAAGTCCTCAAGGAATACAAGCTCTACAAGATTGTAGCTTGGGTTGCAACTCTCGTATTTATTGCTCTCGGTGTTGCCGCTTGGTTGTTCTACAATCCTGAAAACTTCGTGGTCGATGGCATGGCTGTCGGTGGCCTTGCAACGGCTGTCGGTACGGCACTCATCCACTTGCTCGTCCTTGTGGCAAAGAGCCTCATCTTCTGCTGGGTCTGGATTTGGGTCCGCTGGACGCTCCCGCGCTTCCGCTATGACCACGTGATGCACCTCGGCTGGAAGATTATCTTGAATATCGCCCTCATCAACCTCGTGGTGACTGCGGTCATTGCAAAACTTTTAGGGGGTAACTAA